The proteins below come from a single Verrucomicrobiota bacterium genomic window:
- a CDS encoding DUF3160 domain-containing protein, whose translation MLRAAKITSLADLPDMAALLRLQDQIAQGQIGVQNIRSDYFVSPLGREQISLPQSFTVFGQKFVPDSWALAQCVFDSIIWDEQKVSRRVPSALDVAFSTLGNNQTVPELLARLRDRSPARHPFRDGFNYQHNLAAVRGVMDAQGANAWTRNLYMDWLGTLRELSQPLTDTKFPQALRTKAWAMKSLNTQLASWSQLRHDTILYAKQSYTGGGNCEFPAFLVEPHPAFWTRMREMVKRTRDAIGGLSYEGRTRFAYRPIWSSETLAEWETLTTQDPATLDEEQRNILARIFGSVELGVVKARQVEHLDTFVESIANLEAIARIQEQGGDLAHSPTLEKFACDLIEQSWTPDGSGSLRKYDGWYPRLFYRSILNDKSNSFHEDTGVGKFDAIVADVHTDVTAPGDPGSVLHEGIGAVNMAFIVVERSGKPVMFAGPVLSHFEFELIGPPRRLSDSQWQDALWGQPLEKPLRPEWRTVKDEFGNTRQVPPPPPWTRDYLVPAP comes from the coding sequence CTGCTGCGCGCCGCGAAGATCACTTCGCTCGCCGATTTGCCGGACATGGCGGCGCTGCTGCGGTTGCAGGACCAGATCGCGCAAGGCCAGATCGGCGTGCAGAACATCCGCTCGGATTACTTCGTCTCGCCACTCGGGCGCGAGCAGATCAGCCTGCCGCAATCGTTCACTGTCTTCGGACAGAAGTTCGTGCCGGACAGTTGGGCGCTGGCTCAGTGCGTCTTCGACAGCATCATTTGGGATGAGCAGAAGGTCAGTCGCCGTGTGCCGAGCGCTTTGGATGTGGCCTTCAGCACGCTGGGCAACAACCAAACCGTGCCGGAGTTGCTGGCGCGTCTGCGCGATCGATCTCCGGCGCGCCACCCGTTCCGCGACGGCTTCAACTACCAGCACAACCTTGCCGCTGTGCGCGGCGTGATGGATGCCCAAGGTGCCAATGCCTGGACGCGCAACCTCTACATGGACTGGCTCGGCACGCTGCGCGAACTCTCCCAGCCGCTCACCGATACGAAGTTTCCGCAAGCGTTGCGCACGAAAGCGTGGGCCATGAAGTCGCTCAACACCCAACTCGCCTCGTGGTCGCAACTGCGGCACGACACGATTCTCTATGCAAAGCAGAGCTATACGGGCGGTGGCAATTGTGAGTTTCCAGCGTTCTTGGTCGAGCCCCATCCGGCATTCTGGACGCGGATGCGCGAGATGGTGAAACGGACCCGCGATGCCATCGGAGGGTTGAGTTATGAAGGCAGAACTCGCTTCGCCTACCGGCCAATCTGGAGTTCTGAGACCCTGGCGGAGTGGGAAACCCTGACCACGCAAGATCCGGCCACACTCGACGAAGAACAGCGCAACATTCTGGCCAGGATATTTGGCTCGGTGGAGTTGGGTGTGGTCAAGGCGCGGCAAGTCGAACATCTGGACACGTTCGTCGAGTCCATCGCCAACCTGGAAGCCATCGCACGCATTCAGGAACAAGGCGGCGATCTGGCACATTCGCCCACGCTGGAGAAGTTTGCGTGTGATTTGATCGAGCAATCATGGACTCCTGATGGGTCCGGTTCACTGCGAAAGTATGACGGATGGTACCCGCGCCTTTTCTACCGAAGCATTTTGAACGACAAGAGCAACTCCTTCCACGAAGACACCGGCGTTGGCAAGTTCGACGCCATCGTCGCCGACGTTCACACCGATGTCACCGCGCCCGGCGACCCTGGCAGCGTGCTGCATGAGGGCATCGGCGCGGTCAACATGGCGTTCATCGTGGTGGAACGGAGCGGCAAGCCGGTGATGTTCGCCGGCCCCGTGCTGAGTCACTTCGAGTTCGAACTCATCGGACCGCCGCGGCGGCTGTCCGACTCGCAATGGCAGGATGCGCTCTGGGGTCAGCCACTGGAAAAGCCGCTTCGCCCCGAATGGCGCACAGTGAAAGACGAATTCGGCAACACACGCCAGGTTCCCCCGCCGCCTCCGTGGACGCGCGACTACCTCGTGCCGGCGCCATGA
- a CDS encoding sigma-70 family RNA polymerase sigma factor — MSSGPHGHPAAFATTHWSVILRAGAGAEPVAAEALARLCETYRSPVLAHIRHLGSGPSEAEDLTQGFFAHFLKASLASRVKPRTGVKFRSYLLRCLKHFLADQHDRNQALKRGGGIEWVPLDEPVPESNSPFPPEPAAPDNPVLLFDRAWAAALLDHVLDRLEGEYRARGRGGVFARLEPWLLDRKPDEPQATLALQLGMSEDAVKKEISRLRARYRDLFREEVAQTVSSPPEVQEEIDYLFAILSR; from the coding sequence ATGAGTTCCGGACCGCATGGCCATCCGGCGGCTTTCGCCACCACGCACTGGAGCGTCATCCTGCGAGCAGGCGCCGGGGCCGAACCGGTGGCGGCCGAAGCGTTGGCCCGGCTTTGCGAAACCTATCGTTCCCCGGTGCTGGCTCACATTCGTCACCTGGGCTCGGGTCCATCCGAAGCCGAAGACTTGACCCAGGGATTCTTCGCTCATTTCCTCAAGGCCAGCTTGGCCTCGAGGGTCAAACCCCGAACCGGCGTCAAATTCCGTTCCTACCTGCTTCGCTGCCTCAAACATTTTCTCGCGGATCAACACGACCGCAACCAGGCCCTCAAACGTGGCGGCGGCATCGAATGGGTTCCCCTCGACGAACCCGTGCCGGAATCCAACTCCCCTTTTCCGCCAGAACCCGCCGCCCCTGACAACCCTGTCCTCCTGTTCGACCGCGCTTGGGCCGCGGCCCTGTTGGACCATGTCCTTGACCGCCTCGAAGGAGAGTATCGGGCGCGCGGGCGCGGCGGTGTCTTCGCCCGGCTCGAACCCTGGCTGCTCGATCGCAAACCCGACGAACCCCAAGCGACATTGGCGCTCCAACTCGGCATGTCGGAGGACGCTGTCAAAAAGGAAATCTCGCGCCTGCGCGCCCGCTACCGCGACCTCTTCCGCGAGGAAGTGGCCCAAACCGTGTCCAGTCCGCCCGAGGTCCAGGAGGAAATCGATTATCTTTTCGCGATCCTGAGCCGATGA
- a CDS encoding DUF3160 domain-containing protein, whose protein sequence is MKRFPASLALLSMAVATLAQTPPKLDLQRTPNGVELRWRNPAGGPQNRLPTYQLETSDDLRQWSPIGSPVRSASSDELHLRSFATDRARAFYRLLARYDTRAKASLASGGAEVFGYGAAFVTELTKLGQISPEQFAAKFFTDFDADPAKVNAKGLPETEPQRLTDFRLNADELAVFKKNGFVVSERQAMPSFADQFYRIWKDDMPVYVSTDAILHAWHRTYDAMLEELEETFLYENLERLLDGMAGKLAAAAAQAGQGVLKDSVLDADYFIAVARTLLKGKPVPSALGQDARVAKSLKAIQDPEPKLDTYFDLFGAPRAVDFSQFKVRGHYENSPRLGRYFQSVMWLGRTDLRLAGGPLIDSDCTEPHPAPPRELGTAVVLNWLLEQSGQFERWRQFDQIIQVFVG, encoded by the coding sequence ATGAAGCGCTTCCCCGCATCTCTCGCCCTGCTATCCATGGCAGTCGCGACGCTCGCCCAAACCCCGCCCAAGCTCGACCTGCAACGCACACCCAACGGCGTCGAACTGCGCTGGCGCAACCCGGCGGGCGGGCCGCAGAACCGTCTCCCAACCTACCAGCTCGAAACCAGCGACGACCTCCGGCAGTGGTCCCCGATCGGGTCCCCGGTCCGTTCCGCGTCGAGTGATGAACTGCACTTGCGCTCGTTCGCCACCGATCGTGCCCGCGCGTTCTACCGCCTGCTCGCGCGTTACGACACCAGGGCCAAGGCGAGCCTCGCCTCGGGTGGAGCGGAGGTCTTTGGCTACGGCGCAGCCTTCGTGACGGAGCTCACCAAACTCGGCCAGATCAGTCCGGAACAGTTCGCGGCGAAGTTCTTCACCGACTTCGATGCCGATCCTGCCAAGGTCAACGCCAAAGGCCTGCCCGAAACCGAGCCGCAGCGTCTCACCGATTTCCGCCTGAACGCGGACGAACTCGCGGTGTTCAAGAAGAACGGCTTTGTCGTCAGCGAACGCCAGGCCATGCCAAGTTTCGCTGACCAATTCTACCGCATCTGGAAGGACGACATGCCGGTGTATGTCTCGACCGATGCGATCCTCCACGCCTGGCATCGCACCTACGATGCGATGCTGGAGGAACTTGAGGAAACCTTCCTCTACGAAAACCTCGAGCGCCTGCTCGACGGCATGGCGGGCAAACTCGCCGCCGCCGCGGCGCAAGCCGGCCAGGGCGTGCTCAAGGACAGTGTGCTCGACGCGGATTACTTCATCGCCGTGGCACGCACGCTGCTCAAGGGCAAGCCCGTTCCCAGCGCGCTCGGCCAGGACGCGCGCGTGGCCAAATCGCTGAAGGCCATTCAAGATCCCGAGCCCAAGCTCGACACCTATTTCGATCTGTTCGGCGCGCCGCGCGCAGTCGATTTCTCGCAGTTCAAGGTGCGCGGGCATTACGAGAACTCGCCCCGGCTCGGACGCTACTTCCAATCCGTCATGTGGCTGGGACGAACCGATCTGCGCCTGGCGGGCGGGCCGTTGATCGACTCGGATTGCACCGAACCGCATCCCGCGCCGCCACGGGAACTCGGCACGGCCGTGGTGTTGAACTGGCTGCTGGAACAATCCGGCCAATTCGAGCGCTGGCGGCAGTTCGATCAGATCATCCAGGTGTTCGTTGGCTGA
- a CDS encoding type II toxin-antitoxin system HicA family toxin, which translates to MKRRELIRELIDEGCYLKRHGGRHDLYHNPATGRSVPVPRHTELKDSLARGI; encoded by the coding sequence GTGAAACGGCGGGAGCTCATTCGTGAACTCATTGATGAGGGTTGTTACCTCAAACGGCATGGCGGGCGGCATGACCTCTACCACAACCCCGCCACCGGCCGATCCGTGCCCGTCCCTCGTCATACCGAACTGAAGGACAGTTTGGCCCGCGGTATCTGA
- a CDS encoding zinc-binding dehydrogenase produces the protein MKSPLARAAVLDAFKAPLNLTSYPLPEHPEPGAALVRTLMAGICGTDVHLWKGELPIQLPVILGHETVGEIVALGEGLETDWNGQPLRLGDRVTWTSTSSCGACYYCTEKKQPTRCPRRRAYGIGYRCDESPHFLGGYAEFHYLKPRANIFRIPETLRTESVVGAGCALITAIHGVERTGIEWRDTVVVQGSGPVGIAALAVAKSAGAGRVCVMGAPRHRLEMAKRFGADAVVDIAEVNSPEDRVAWVREWSGGYGADAVLECVGHPSAIGEGMEMCRDGGKYLILGHYCDAGPVSWNPHVVTRKQLQVFGSWSSEPRHLKAALDFLNSTSGLFPFAEMVTHRFRLEQVNEALETTASWAAAKSVIVP, from the coding sequence ATGAAATCTCCCTTGGCACGAGCGGCTGTCCTGGATGCATTCAAGGCGCCCCTGAATCTCACGAGTTATCCGTTGCCGGAACACCCCGAACCGGGGGCGGCACTGGTGCGAACCTTGATGGCCGGAATTTGCGGCACGGATGTGCATCTGTGGAAAGGCGAGCTGCCCATCCAGCTCCCGGTCATTCTGGGCCACGAAACGGTGGGTGAGATCGTCGCGCTGGGTGAAGGGCTTGAAACGGACTGGAACGGCCAGCCCCTGCGCCTGGGAGATCGAGTGACCTGGACGTCCACCTCTTCCTGCGGCGCGTGCTATTATTGCACGGAGAAGAAGCAGCCGACGCGGTGTCCTCGCCGGCGGGCCTACGGCATCGGTTATCGCTGCGATGAATCACCGCACTTTTTGGGAGGGTATGCCGAGTTCCATTACCTGAAGCCACGAGCCAACATTTTTCGCATTCCCGAAACGCTGCGGACGGAGTCGGTGGTGGGGGCGGGATGCGCCTTGATCACCGCCATCCACGGGGTTGAGCGGACCGGCATCGAATGGCGGGACACGGTGGTGGTGCAGGGGAGCGGTCCCGTCGGGATTGCCGCCCTGGCGGTGGCGAAAAGCGCCGGAGCGGGCAGGGTTTGTGTGATGGGAGCACCGCGCCATCGACTGGAGATGGCGAAGCGTTTCGGAGCTGACGCGGTGGTGGATATCGCCGAGGTGAATTCGCCGGAGGACCGGGTAGCTTGGGTGCGTGAGTGGAGCGGGGGTTATGGCGCGGATGCGGTGCTGGAGTGCGTGGGACATCCGAGCGCGATTGGCGAGGGCATGGAAATGTGCCGGGACGGAGGCAAATACCTGATCTTGGGCCACTATTGCGACGCGGGTCCGGTCTCGTGGAATCCGCATGTGGTGACGCGAAAACAACTGCAGGTGTTCGGATCGTGGTCCAGTGAACCGCGGCACCTGAAGGCGGCACTCGATTTTCTAAACTCAACCTCCGGTTTGTTTCCTTTCGCCGAGATGGTGACGCATCGATTTCGTTTGGAGCAAGTCAACGAGGCGCTGGAGACGACCGCCAGTTGGGCTGCCGCCAAAAGCGTGATCGTGCCTTGA
- a CDS encoding type II toxin-antitoxin system VapC family toxin codes for MKLLLDAHTLLWFYEGSPSLSLPARAAIEDPANEKHVSHATAWEIAIKVSLGKLKLAVPYEDVYPNAVAANGFLVLPLDFRHLRELLTLPFHHRDPFDRLLIAQAFVEEMTLVSCDPHFPAYGAKVLW; via the coding sequence ATGAAGTTGCTGCTGGATGCGCACACTCTGCTGTGGTTCTACGAGGGCAGCCCGTCCTTGAGCCTCCCGGCTCGCGCCGCCATCGAGGATCCAGCGAACGAGAAGCACGTCAGTCACGCAACCGCCTGGGAAATCGCGATCAAAGTGAGCTTGGGCAAACTCAAGCTGGCCGTGCCCTACGAAGACGTGTACCCCAACGCCGTCGCCGCGAACGGATTTCTGGTTCTGCCTCTTGATTTCCGCCACCTCCGCGAGCTTCTGACGTTGCCGTTCCACCATCGGGATCCATTTGACCGGCTTTTGATTGCCCAAGCTTTCGTCGAAGAGATGACGCTCGTATCTTGCGATCCTCATTTCCCGGCTTATGGAGCCAAGGTGCTCTGGTAA